A DNA window from Providencia huaxiensis contains the following coding sequences:
- the prc gene encoding carboxy terminal-processing peptidase, producing MNKLLKIALVVSLATFGSAVANTQAVAPVTAAQLPVLKQNVQHGTVSERVTSRFTRSHYRQFDLDNAFSGKIFDRYLNMLDFGHNVLLQSDIDQYAKDKGKVGQWLEDGKLDPFYDLYNLSQERRFERFKYALARLEQPIDLNATDSIEVDRSKSPWPKDKQELDRLWDQKVRYDWLNLKLSGKDDKEIKEKLTKRYNFALRRLTQAQSEDVFQLIVNSFAREIDPHTSYLSPRNTEQFNSEMSLSLEGIGAVLQQDDENTVINSLVAGGPAAKSKELKVGDKIIGVGQTGKPIVDVVGWRLDDVVALIKGPKGSKVRLEVVSDTKGAKPHIVTIVREQIRLEDRAVKLTIKQQGKDKVAVLDIPGFYVGLTNDVKTQLQNLAKDNVSALVIDLRGNGGGALTEAVSLSGLFIPKGPIVQVRDNNGQVRQDIDDDDVVYYKGPLVVLVDRFSASASEIFAAAMQDYGRAMIVGEPTFGKGTVQQHRGLSRVYDQMLKPEWPSLGSVQYTIQKFYRVNGGSTQREGVTPDVVMPTGQDPAETGESFEDNALPWDSIPPAKYTPVGDVSSDLSPIKTQHLARISKDPEFNYIDEDIARYKVNKESKNRISLNYAERQKEDSEIEATKLKRINERNTREGKPLLKSIDDLPKDYEGPDPYLDETVKMAVDLANQHTKLLSNNK from the coding sequence ATGAACAAACTTCTTAAAATTGCACTGGTGGTTAGTCTAGCGACTTTCGGCAGTGCAGTCGCTAATACTCAAGCAGTGGCTCCGGTCACTGCGGCTCAGTTACCTGTCTTAAAACAGAATGTACAACACGGTACAGTGAGTGAAAGAGTCACATCTCGGTTTACTCGCTCACATTATCGTCAATTTGATTTAGACAATGCGTTTTCTGGGAAGATATTTGACCGTTATCTTAATATGTTAGATTTCGGTCATAATGTTTTACTTCAATCCGATATTGACCAATACGCCAAAGATAAAGGCAAAGTCGGTCAATGGCTTGAGGATGGCAAATTAGATCCGTTTTATGACCTGTATAACCTGTCTCAGGAAAGACGTTTCGAGCGTTTTAAATATGCACTAGCTCGTTTAGAGCAACCCATCGATTTAAATGCGACTGATTCAATTGAAGTTGACCGTTCTAAATCACCATGGCCCAAAGACAAGCAAGAGCTTGATCGTCTTTGGGACCAAAAAGTGCGTTATGACTGGTTGAATTTAAAACTATCAGGGAAAGATGACAAAGAAATCAAAGAGAAACTGACAAAGCGTTATAACTTTGCGTTGAGGCGTTTAACGCAAGCGCAAAGTGAAGATGTGTTTCAATTGATCGTTAACTCTTTCGCTCGTGAAATCGATCCGCACACAAGTTATTTATCGCCTCGTAATACAGAACAATTCAATTCAGAAATGAGTTTATCATTAGAAGGAATTGGTGCGGTATTACAGCAAGATGACGAAAATACAGTTATCAACTCGTTAGTTGCTGGAGGCCCTGCGGCTAAAAGTAAAGAGCTAAAAGTTGGTGATAAAATTATCGGTGTAGGTCAAACGGGTAAACCGATTGTTGATGTGGTTGGCTGGCGCCTTGATGATGTGGTTGCTTTAATCAAAGGCCCGAAAGGAAGCAAAGTTCGGTTAGAAGTCGTTTCTGATACTAAAGGGGCGAAGCCACATATTGTCACCATAGTTCGGGAGCAGATCCGGCTAGAAGACCGAGCGGTCAAGCTGACAATCAAACAGCAAGGTAAAGATAAAGTTGCTGTTTTAGATATTCCTGGTTTTTATGTCGGCTTAACAAATGATGTTAAAACCCAATTACAAAACTTGGCAAAAGATAATGTTTCCGCATTGGTTATCGATTTACGCGGTAATGGTGGTGGCGCATTAACCGAAGCGGTCTCTTTATCTGGCTTGTTCATTCCGAAAGGGCCAATTGTGCAAGTTCGTGATAATAACGGCCAAGTTCGCCAAGATATCGATGATGATGACGTTGTTTACTATAAAGGTCCTCTTGTTGTTTTAGTCGACCGCTTTAGTGCATCCGCATCAGAGATCTTTGCTGCGGCAATGCAAGATTACGGTAGGGCGATGATTGTCGGTGAACCGACTTTTGGTAAGGGAACCGTTCAGCAACACCGTGGTTTAAGTCGTGTTTACGATCAAATGCTAAAACCAGAATGGCCTTCATTAGGTTCCGTTCAGTATACTATTCAGAAATTTTACCGAGTTAATGGTGGTAGTACACAGCGTGAAGGGGTGACTCCTGATGTGGTCATGCCTACAGGCCAGGATCCAGCTGAAACAGGTGAAAGTTTTGAGGACAACGCATTGCCATGGGATAGCATTCCACCGGCAAAATATACGCCTGTTGGTGATGTTTCTTCTGATTTATCGCCAATAAAAACGCAGCATTTGGCGCGTATTAGCAAAGACCCTGAGTTCAACTATATTGATGAAGATATTGCGCGCTATAAAGTTAACAAAGAGAGTAAGAATCGTATTTCACTCAACTATGCTGAGAGACAAAAAGAAGATTCAGAAATTGAAGCGACAAAATTGAAACGTATAAATGAACGTAATACTCGAGAAGGTAAACCATTATTGAAATCAATTGATGATTTACCTAAAGATTACGAAGGGCCAGATCCATACCTCGATGAAACGGTTAAAATGGCGGTCGATTTAGCGAATCAACATACTAAGTTATTATCAAATAATAAATAA
- the proQ gene encoding RNA chaperone ProQ, translating to MENQPKLNSSKEVIAFLAERFPRCFIAEGEARPLKVGIFQDIVGCLKEEDGISKTQLRSALRMYTSSWRYLYGVKEGAKRVDLNGEDCGELDAEHIAHARQQLSEAKARVQAQRAEQKAQKRPVAQKTGEKTPRTQDATKERAPRRRPTENKERPQNTSSKNSRRNTPAPEQKLKSVTDINALQIGQTLKVKVGTSVMDASVLEIAKDGVRVQLPTGLAMIVRAEHLKF from the coding sequence ATGGAAAATCAACCTAAGTTGAATAGTAGTAAAGAAGTTATCGCATTTCTAGCAGAGCGTTTTCCTCGCTGTTTTATCGCTGAAGGCGAAGCACGTCCGTTAAAAGTCGGAATTTTTCAAGACATCGTAGGGTGCTTAAAAGAAGAAGATGGTATTAGCAAAACGCAACTGCGTTCTGCATTACGCATGTATACTTCTAGCTGGCGTTATCTTTACGGTGTTAAAGAGGGCGCTAAACGCGTTGACCTAAACGGTGAAGATTGTGGCGAATTAGACGCAGAACATATTGCTCATGCGCGCCAACAATTATCTGAGGCTAAAGCTCGCGTTCAAGCACAACGTGCTGAACAGAAAGCACAAAAACGCCCAGTTGCACAAAAAACGGGTGAAAAAACACCGCGTACTCAAGATGCAACTAAAGAAAGAGCACCTCGCCGCCGTCCAACAGAGAATAAAGAACGTCCGCAAAATACATCATCTAAGAACTCTCGTCGTAATACACCAGCTCCAGAGCAAAAACTGAAATCAGTGACTGATATCAACGCACTACAGATTGGCCAAACTTTGAAAGTGAAAGTGGGCACTAGTGTGATGGACGCCTCTGTGCTGGAAATTGCAAAAGACGGTGTTAGGGTTCAATTGCCAACAGGGCTGGCAATGATTGTACGCGCGGAACATTTAAAGTTCTGA
- a CDS encoding GAF domain-containing protein, producing MDKKKYYLELSDNLSALLAGEYDLIATLANTSALLYECLEGVNWAGFYLSNGQELVLGPFQGKVACVRIPFGKGVCGTAFSNNQVQRIEDVHAFPGHIACDAASNAEIVFPLVVNGQTIGVLDIDSPNISQFDQEDEKGLQHLVSQLCQHLAMCSMPKYH from the coding sequence ATGGATAAAAAGAAGTATTATCTTGAACTTTCAGACAATCTCTCTGCTCTACTTGCAGGTGAGTATGATTTAATTGCAACCTTAGCAAATACCAGCGCATTATTATATGAATGTTTAGAAGGTGTTAACTGGGCTGGTTTTTATCTCAGTAATGGGCAAGAATTAGTGTTGGGTCCTTTCCAAGGTAAAGTTGCATGTGTTCGGATCCCTTTTGGTAAAGGCGTTTGTGGAACAGCCTTTAGCAATAACCAAGTTCAGCGTATAGAAGATGTACATGCATTCCCAGGTCATATTGCTTGTGATGCAGCAAGTAACGCAGAAATTGTCTTTCCTTTGGTAGTTAATGGGCAAACTATCGGGGTTTTAGATATCGATAGCCCAAATATTAGCCAGTTCGACCAGGAAGACGAAAAAGGGTTACAACACCTTGTAAGCCAGTTGTGTCAACACTTGGCAATGTGTTCTATGCCTAAATATCATTAA
- the yebS gene encoding membrane integrity lipid transport subunit YebS: protein MSHTNHTDLLFQRCNHCNQKLLTPQFSIRQVVVCPRCFSQLNDGRSWSLNRLSILAITLLMLAPIAFWQPLISIHLLGSQINANVIEGIRLINQQGDPFTASIVAFCAIAAPLLLPILILLLPIGQRINLNLRPILLVLGHIKEWVMLDVYLIALGIAAIKMQDYASVFIGHGLVAFITMSILSLLILIHMNLDELWHKFYPTNNKEAQDSTLACTACHYTGPANWNGKCRRCHRPLHFREPHSLQKTWAALIAAMVLLFPANLMPISIFYLNGQRLEDTIYSGVVSLIDTGNWPIAIIVFIASILVPFIKIIIMILLLFSVHFKSNTDPILRMKLLKFVSWIGRWSMLDLFVIALMMTLVNRDQLMSFTMGPAALYFGSAVILTILAVEWLDSRLIWDSYGKSNPAK from the coding sequence ATGAGCCACACTAATCACACTGATTTGCTTTTTCAACGCTGTAATCATTGCAATCAGAAGCTATTAACGCCTCAATTCAGCATACGGCAAGTCGTTGTTTGCCCTCGCTGTTTTAGCCAACTTAATGATGGGCGATCTTGGTCACTTAATCGTTTATCAATACTGGCTATCACATTATTGATGCTTGCCCCCATTGCATTTTGGCAACCTCTCATTTCTATTCATTTATTAGGAAGCCAAATCAACGCAAATGTCATTGAAGGTATTCGCTTAATTAATCAACAAGGGGACCCATTTACCGCCAGTATAGTGGCTTTTTGTGCTATTGCCGCCCCCTTATTATTACCAATTTTAATTTTATTGTTACCTATTGGTCAGCGCATCAATTTGAATCTCCGGCCGATCCTTTTAGTGCTTGGACATATCAAAGAGTGGGTTATGTTAGATGTTTACCTGATAGCATTGGGTATTGCCGCCATTAAAATGCAAGATTACGCGAGTGTATTTATTGGCCATGGCTTAGTCGCTTTTATTACCATGTCTATTCTCAGCTTATTAATTCTCATCCATATGAACCTAGATGAGTTATGGCACAAATTTTATCCCACTAATAATAAAGAAGCGCAAGATAGCACACTAGCCTGCACTGCCTGTCATTACACTGGGCCTGCGAATTGGAATGGGAAATGCAGACGATGCCATCGTCCTCTACATTTTCGGGAGCCTCATAGCTTACAAAAAACCTGGGCCGCACTAATTGCAGCCATGGTGTTATTATTTCCTGCTAATTTAATGCCAATTTCTATTTTTTATCTCAATGGACAGCGCTTAGAGGACACCATTTATTCTGGAGTCGTTTCATTAATTGATACAGGCAACTGGCCAATAGCAATTATTGTATTCATCGCCAGTATACTCGTTCCATTTATTAAGATTATTATCATGATATTGCTACTGTTTTCTGTCCATTTCAAAAGCAATACTGACCCTATTCTACGTATGAAATTACTTAAGTTTGTTTCATGGATTGGTCGTTGGTCCATGCTTGATTTATTTGTCATTGCTTTAATGATGACACTCGTTAATCGAGATCAGCTGATGTCTTTTACTATGGGGCCTGCTGCTCTGTATTTTGGTTCAGCCGTTATTTTAACTATTTTGGCTGTTGAGTGGTTAGATAGCCGTTTAATTTGGGATTCTTATGGAAAATCAAACCCCGCAAAATGA